The DNA region CAAGCCACTTGCTCTTCATCTTCAGCTTAGTCATCTGCTTCAAGTCACGCACCATCACGAGCAAGAGGTGAACGACGATGATGACCGCTAATACTCCGACGACGGAAATTATGAGTCCATGGAAATTCAGCGGGGCGATGTACGCAATCCACAATTCATTGAAGAGAGCTTGAGCAGTCGGAGAAAGTGAATTGGAGATATTGGCTACAAACGATCCCATGAACGTACGATCCAGAACTGAGAACAAGCCGACCCGAAGAAAGGGGAAATAGTTTTAACTGAATTTCATAGTATGATgaatttggaaattggaatccTCAGCAGCATTACGTCCACactatatgaataaaattttgttttattttgtctttctttttcctttcattttgcaaccaaatatattaaattttttaaaaatatatataatattttttataaagttatatataaaaaatatattttatgtttgaaATAATATTACACATCTCACATTATAAAATCTCAATAAAAagacttattttaaaaaataagtagtTAAGAGTTAAGCTAtcgtaatatatattatatattatatagattaAGTCTAACCTATTTATGTAGACTTAAATAACCCAAGTGAGATCATCGAAATGGACATATCTTTGATATAATAtactttgtttttaataataaaattgtagcTGGTCAAATTTAGAACAAATTTATAAATCTGATTTTGATATAAAGATCACTAAAGTTGAATGGTTGAACAATCATCAATTGAACAGATCTTTGATATAATATACTTTGTTTGTAATTGGGTCATTATTGCCTCTACATAGACTCAATCTCATGATATTCTATTTGGAAGAATTACTACTGAATTCTCTCACTACTctaattgttgttgttttttttttctctgggGTAATGTACTAATGTACCTTAAATTGTCAAAATTCCATAATGAACAGGTTTTCAATATGGGCTATATCTTATTTTTCGATTATGTTATGCGGCCTCTTTCTGTTGTGCCCtttagttaacaaattatgtgcagaatataaataaatatcctTTTCAACAAGTCAAACATAGAACATAGGTACTAGGAAACTGTAATATATACAAAGAAAATATCATAGTGATAAAGATATGATTAGCATGTTCACTGTGCAAGGATAAGAACCAACAAAGATAAGATTAGCATGGTCTCTGTACAAGGATGAGAAGCAAAAACCGAGAAATGGTTTCTCTACAAACAACTCCCTACTGGGTGGTCCTGATTGGTTGAAACTGGCAAGCTCCATGAGTTGAAGACCATTCCTTGCCACACCTGTAGCAGAACTGGTGTTTGCACCTGCAAGTCATGTGAAGACATCCATCTGATTTTTCCACAAGCATTTTGCATTTTGGGCATTTTTGCCACTGTTTCTTCTTTGCAAGAGTCATCACCATGGCATCTTCGTTCTTCTTCTCTGTGTTCAGCATCTTGAATTCCTGGCAGGTAAACTCGGGATGCCAGGGGACTTGGCACTCTGCACAGAATGATCTCTTGCATGAAGGGCAAGTTGACTTTCCCAAGGCCTCCCCGGTGTCATTAACCAACATGGTAGAGCAGTCGCGGTAAGGACAGTACAGTTTCTGAGAATCAACATACATTGACTTGCATACAGCTTCATCCCACCTAACTAGAATCTCCTTAGGAACCAAATGCCGATAGTCACTGGCATTTAACAGAGCACGGCAGTTTATTCCGGGGCAATTGACTTCAAGCATGTTTGCTTCAACCCTTGCAATGATATGCTTGCTCATGCACTCAGAACAGAATGAATTAGAACATCCTTCATGTTCGATCATCTGCCATTCTCCTTTGTCCTCTAAGCAAATCTCGCAGGAGCTTTTAGGAAAGGGTTCTCCCTGGACAGATGAAGATGCCTCACTAACAGTCGAAGCAGTGGAAAGAAAAGCCAATACAGATGAAGATGCCTCATTAACAGTTGTATCAGTAAAAAGCGAAACCAATAAAGCTTCTTCTAACTGCAGTTCTTCAGCAAGTGCAGCATCTAgatccggaaaatgaaccatcCTGCTTTTTTCTACTTCTGTAATGTGAATATTATCAACAAACAGATTTAATAGAAGTAACTAAGGAAATCagacattgatttttttaagtattaattATGATTTGAGGCAAACGACACTGTATCTCAACTGGGAAAAGTGCTGCCTACTGTGTAGATAATATCTAAACCATTGAAAACAGAATCCAAAACGCAAAAAAGATGCCAAAACAAATGATGATCACTTCACAAGTGTTTATTTCAGTTcaagaaatttgagaaaaagCAAATTCAATAAGTCAGCTGCAACACTGTAGCAATAATTGCAGATTAGAAACAACAAAGTGACAAACCTACCACACTATCGATCCCTACTGCAGCAATCAAAGAGTTTTCTTGGTTGATCAACAAAATtctgttagaataattatatcaCATGCAATCATAATATGTGATAACAAGGATCGTACTAACCTTCAGAACTAAGGTTGGATGACCCGGACTGCTGCAGAGTTATACGTAAGTGTTTTTGCctctagatggtgtatgaggaatgTAGTGTAAGCAGACCTTATATAACAACAGGCCATCATGTTGTATACTAATAGGTCTCCTAAACCTAAACGTAAACGGACACCAGTCTAGCTACTCCTAATCATAAAGGAAGTCTAGCTATTAGGTTATTAGTGTTGCACCGCATATCAATCAAATAATAGTAATAGGAATTACAAATTCATCCAAAAAATCAACAAATCCGAGGCAAACAGCATCATCAAGCAACCAGCAACAAAGTAGATCATTCACAAACAATATCTACCACTAGCAGGATCAAAAACTCCAGCAAAATGAAAATCAACTAAAATTATTACTCCAGGCTATCAGTTCTACCGATTACTTTTACAAAATCGAAACGAGTACTCCACTACTCCAAACTTCATATAACAAAATAAGTATTGACGTATTGATTACCAGTGGAGAAATCGCGGCGAACTCCAAGCCACTTGCTCTTCGTCTTCTGCTTAGTCATCTGCTTCAAGTCACGCACCATCTCGAGCAAGAGGTGAACGGCGATGATCGCCGCTGATACACCTACAAGGGAAATTATGAGGTCAGGGAAATCCAGAGGGGCGATGTAGGCAGTACACAATTCATCGAAGAGAGCTTGAGCAGTCGGCGAAATTGAATTGGAGATATTGGCTAAACAAGATCCCATAACGTATGATCTGGAACTGAAAACAAGGCGACCCGAAGAGAGGGGAAATAG from Ipomoea triloba cultivar NCNSP0323 chromosome 6, ASM357664v1 includes:
- the LOC116022724 gene encoding probable E3 ubiquitin-protein ligase RNF217 isoform X4 — its product is MGSCLANISNSISPTAQALFDELCTAYIAPLDFPDLIISLVGVSAAIIAVHLLLEMVRDLKQMTKQKTKSKWLGVRRDFSTEVEKSRMVHFPDLDAALAEELQLEEALLVSLFTDTTVNEASSSVLAFLSTASTVSEASSSVQGEPFPKSSCEICLEDKGEWQMIEHEGCSNSFCSECMSKHIIARVEANMLEVNCPGINCRALLNASDYRHLVPKEILVRWDEAVCKSMYVDSQKLYCPYRDCSTMLVNDTGEALGKSTCPSCKRSFCAECQVPWHPEFTCQEFKMLNTEKKNEDAMVMTLAKKKQWQKCPKCKMLVEKSDGCLHMTCRCKHQFCYRCGKEWSSTHGACQFQPIRTTQ